The genomic interval TGATAGTGGATGATAATGCTGTGCTGCTTGTGGGGCTGATGCAGGTGATTGCGGCGGATCCTTTACTGGAGTCTGCAGGATATGCCGAGAGCGGTGAGGATGCTGTTGAGCTGTATCGGAGGTTGAGACCGGATGTTGTGACGATGGATTATGAAATGCCGGGCTGGAACGGGGTGGAGACGACGAAGGCTATTCTTGAAGAATTTCCGGCGGCAAAAATAATTCTGCTTTCGGTTTATGAAAAGGAAGAAGATGTCTGGCAGGCTTTCAGGGCCGGCGTAAAAGGATATCTCACCAAACGGGCGGGTGAGGTTGAGGATATTCTGGAAGCTATTCATGAAGTTGCCGCCGGCGGAACCTTCTTTCCGGCCGGCATTGCGCAGAAAATTGAGTACCGGAAAAATCAGCCCGAACTTTCTGTGGCGGAAATGAGTGTGCTGCAGTGGTTGAGTCGGGGATTGTGTAATAAGGAAATTGCGGAACGGCTCGTGATTTCCG from Verrucomicrobia bacterium S94 carries:
- a CDS encoding response regulator transcription factor codes for the protein MSERIRVMIVDDNAVLLVGLMQVIAADPLLESAGYAESGEDAVELYRRLRPDVVTMDYEMPGWNGVETTKAILEEFPAAKIILLSVYEKEEDVWQAFRAGVKGYLTKRAGEVEDILEAIHEVAAGGTFFPAGIAQKIEYRKNQPELSVAEMSVLQWLSRGLCNKEIAERLVISEAMVKFHIVNLRKKLGAADRTQAVVAACKRGLIRLEE